GAACGTCGAGTTGCACACCCGCTACGCCGCGGGGGATCCGATCGTCACGGTGGAGACCGAGAAGGCCGTGGTCGAGGTGGAGGCCGAGAGCGAGGGTGTACTCCTGCAACTCCTGGTGGACGCCGGTGCGACGGTGACCGTGGGTACACCGATCGCGGTGTGGGGAGCGCCCGGCGAGTCGGCGTCGGCGGCAGCCGCCGTGGTGGCTTCGTTGGGGAACGGAACGGTGCCCGTGGCAGCATCTTCCGAGCCGGTACCGGCATCGCCACCGTCACCGTCGCCGTCGCCGTCGCCGTCGCCGGACGAGGGTGAACGCCTCTTCGCGAGCCCGCTGGCGAGGCGACTCGCACGCCGGCTGGACGTCGATCTGCGCGGCGTGGTGGGGAGCGGCCCGCACGGACGGATCCGGCGGTCCGACGTCGAAGCGGCTGCCGCCCGGTCGGCGCAGCCGGCGCCGGACGTACCGGAGAGCTCCCGGGACGACGTCCGCGCGACCGCGTCCCCGGCTGTCGAGGAGGCGCGGTTCGTGGACGTGCCCATCTCGCGGATGCGCCGGGCCATCGCCCGTCGGCTGACGGAGAGCAAGCAGACCACGCCGCACTTCTACCTGCGGGCCGGCGCACATGTCGACGCGTTGCTCGAGTTGCGCGGGCAGATCAACGCCGGCCAGGACGTGAAGGTGTCGGTCAACGACCTCTTGGTCAAGGCGATCGCGTCCGCGCACAGGACCGTTCCCTCGATGAACGTGCAGTGGCGCGACACGGCCGTCCGGCAGTTCACGGACGTCGACATCGCCGTGGCCGTCGCCACCGAAGGCGGTCTGGTCACCCCTGTGGTCCGCGGGGTGGACTCCCTGTCGATGAGCGGTGTGGCCACGGCCACCAGGGACCTCATCGGCCGTGCGAAGGAGCGTCGGCTGCAGCAGGAGGAACTGGAGGGCGGCACGATCACGATCACCAACCTCGGCATGTACGGCACCGAAGACTTCGCAGCGATCATCAACCCGCCGCATGCCGCGATCCTGGCCGTCGGAGCGGCGCGGCAGGAGGCGGTCGTCGAGGAAGGCGAGGTCACCGTGGCCTCCGTGCTGCGACTGACCCTCGCCGTCGACCACCGGTCGGTGGACGGTGCCACCGCGGCCGAGTGGATGAGGGTCTTCGTCGACGTTCTGGAACACCCGCTCAGGATCCTGCTGTGACCACGTCGGCCCCTCCCGGTGAGACGGCCGTCCGCGCACGACGCCTCAGCGCTCCCGGCACGCGGCTAACGCCGCCTTCACACCCGCACCGTCGGGCCGCCTCACACCTTCCCGTCGACTAACGGCGCGGGGCACACACTGACCCGTGCGCAACCCGCTCGCTCCGAGCCGGAAGGAGGAAGGGAACATGGAGATCCTCATGCTCGACCCGCCCCGGGAAGGGCCGGGCCGCCGTGGTCGCGGCCTCGCCGGTCGGGTCCGGCCCGGTGCCAAAGTCGCCATAGGGACTTTCGACGGCGTCCACCGCGGTCACCGGCGGGTCATCCGTGGTTGCGACACCGTACTCACCTTCGACCCGCACCCCATGCACGTACTCGCACCCCGGGGCGCGCCGTGCCTGCTGAGCGATCGTCGGCGGAAACTGCACCAGTTCGATCTGCTCGGAGTCCGCCGGGTGGCGATCGTCCCGTTCGACCACGCCTGGTCGCAGGTCCCGGCCGAGGACTTCGTCCAAGACATAGTCCTGGACGG
This region of Streptomyces chromofuscus genomic DNA includes:
- a CDS encoding dihydrolipoamide acetyltransferase family protein: MAELLRMPEVAANTEEAVLQSWNVELHTRYAAGDPIVTVETEKAVVEVEAESEGVLLQLLVDAGATVTVGTPIAVWGAPGESASAAAAVVASLGNGTVPVAASSEPVPASPPSPSPSPSPSPDEGERLFASPLARRLARRLDVDLRGVVGSGPHGRIRRSDVEAAAARSAQPAPDVPESSRDDVRATASPAVEEARFVDVPISRMRRAIARRLTESKQTTPHFYLRAGAHVDALLELRGQINAGQDVKVSVNDLLVKAIASAHRTVPSMNVQWRDTAVRQFTDVDIAVAVATEGGLVTPVVRGVDSLSMSGVATATRDLIGRAKERRLQQEELEGGTITITNLGMYGTEDFAAIINPPHAAILAVGAARQEAVVEEGEVTVASVLRLTLAVDHRSVDGATAAEWMRVFVDVLEHPLRILL